A genome region from Terriglobia bacterium includes the following:
- a CDS encoding arylamine N-acetyltransferase produces MNLDSYFRRISYSGPLAPTLETLRAVHYAHLLAVPFENLDIHRGVPIALDQEHLFDKIVLRRRGGFCYELNSLFAALLSELGFRVTLLSARVPIAENRVGPEFDHLTLQVDLDTPWLADVGFGESFIEPLPLLPNAEQFQRNVFYCLDTREERWRVLRYSPEPGNRRGVPVLADSASEWRMLYDFTLVPRRLSEFEGMCRHHQTSPESHFTRNRVCSILTPTGRVTLTGARLVITEGGQRRESALATTQEYDTALEGFFGIRLDAVQSTGT; encoded by the coding sequence TTGAACCTCGATTCCTATTTTCGCCGCATCTCCTACTCCGGCCCCCTCGCGCCGACACTGGAAACCCTGCGCGCCGTGCACTATGCCCACCTGCTCGCCGTACCTTTCGAGAACCTCGACATTCACCGCGGCGTGCCCATTGCGCTCGACCAGGAGCACCTGTTCGATAAGATCGTGCTCCGCCGCCGCGGCGGCTTCTGCTACGAGCTGAACAGCCTGTTCGCGGCCCTGCTGAGTGAACTCGGTTTCCGCGTAACCCTGCTCTCGGCGCGCGTTCCCATCGCGGAGAACCGCGTCGGCCCGGAATTCGATCACCTCACACTCCAGGTGGATTTGGACACGCCCTGGCTGGCCGACGTGGGATTCGGCGAGTCTTTCATCGAGCCGCTTCCGTTGTTGCCCAACGCGGAGCAGTTTCAGCGCAATGTTTTTTACTGCCTCGATACCCGGGAGGAGCGCTGGCGCGTCCTGCGCTATTCTCCCGAGCCCGGCAACCGGCGCGGCGTGCCGGTGCTGGCCGATTCGGCCTCGGAGTGGCGCATGCTGTACGACTTCACGCTCGTGCCCCGGCGCCTCTCCGAATTTGAGGGCATGTGCCGTCATCACCAGACCTCGCCGGAATCTCATTTCACGCGCAATCGCGTATGCAGCATTCTGACCCCCACCGGGCGCGTTACCTTGACCGGCGCGCGTCTGGTGATCACCGAAGGCGGCCAGCGCCGGGAATCTGCTCTTGCTACTACCCAGGAATACGACACCGCGCTGGAAGGATTTTTTGGGATCCGGCTGGATGCGGTGCAAAGCACCGGCACGTGA
- the holA gene encoding DNA polymerase III subunit delta — translation MRAFAAAEKFVTDIVQRKLKPCYVLAGDEAFFRKQCREAVLQHLVAPDLRDFSLHEFDLAETPLIEVLDAARTPSLMAPFQVFFIRGVKALYTRGSHDAEFKAIEDYAANPNPDALLIFVADFISIPADVRRMELADRDRYQRLRETLGQYCGIVEMARVEEGEAVRWAIDTGAAEGVKVDNDAARELVDALGGDMMLVANELEKLILYVGEKKRIALGDVETMVLAAKQRSLYELTDAISAKDRVRALGVLEAILSSGEGEEAAIGHLYMLAKTFRQMLVIFEKRVRDSRALWAALWQGFRVPPFAAEDILRQARRYKSRRELTRALRLIARADLDLRSNPPSKRLILERLVLDLCAEPNIAEAGWEQQQLPV, via the coding sequence ATGCGCGCCTTCGCCGCCGCGGAAAAATTCGTTACCGACATCGTGCAGCGCAAGCTGAAACCCTGCTACGTGCTCGCCGGTGATGAAGCCTTTTTCCGCAAGCAGTGCCGCGAGGCCGTGCTCCAGCATCTGGTTGCGCCCGATCTGCGCGACTTCTCGCTCCACGAATTCGATCTCGCCGAAACCCCGCTCATCGAAGTCCTCGATGCCGCCCGCACGCCTTCGCTCATGGCGCCGTTCCAGGTCTTCTTCATTCGCGGCGTGAAGGCGCTCTATACCCGCGGTTCGCACGATGCCGAGTTCAAGGCGATCGAAGACTACGCCGCCAATCCCAATCCCGACGCGCTGCTCATCTTCGTCGCCGACTTCATCAGCATTCCCGCCGACGTCCGCCGCATGGAACTCGCCGACCGCGACCGCTACCAGCGCCTGCGCGAAACTCTCGGCCAGTATTGTGGGATTGTCGAGATGGCGCGCGTTGAGGAAGGCGAGGCCGTGCGCTGGGCCATCGACACCGGCGCCGCAGAAGGCGTCAAGGTTGATAATGACGCCGCGCGCGAACTGGTGGACGCGTTGGGCGGCGACATGATGCTGGTGGCCAACGAACTGGAAAAACTCATCCTCTACGTCGGCGAGAAAAAGCGGATCGCGCTCGGCGACGTCGAAACCATGGTCCTGGCCGCCAAGCAGCGCTCGCTCTACGAACTCACCGACGCCATTTCCGCCAAGGACCGCGTGCGCGCGCTTGGGGTGCTGGAAGCGATCCTCAGCAGCGGCGAAGGCGAGGAGGCCGCCATCGGCCACCTCTACATGCTGGCGAAAACCTTCCGCCAGATGCTGGTGATTTTCGAGAAGCGCGTGCGCGACTCGCGCGCGCTCTGGGCCGCGCTCTGGCAGGGCTTCCGCGTTCCGCCTTTTGCCGCCGAAGACATCCTGCGCCAGGCACGCCGCTACAAGTCTCGGCGCGAACTGACGCGCGCCCTGCGGCTCATCGCCCGCGCCGACCTCGACCTCCGCTCCAACCCGCCCAGCAAACGCCTCATCCTCGAGCGGTTGGTGCTCGACCTCTGCGCCGAACCCAACATCGCAGAAGCCGGGTGGGAACAACAACAGTTGCCCGTGTAG
- a CDS encoding segregation protein B, translating to MNRAHQPGRSGSENGLYRVAIVGAGTLKGKELAEVLPETAFPAVDIKLLDDDESLGQLEPVGEEVTFVQSVRAENFEHVDFTFFASQPDFTRKHWRMAQQAGSLIVDLSHALEDAPGARVRSPWLERELRHSQIPELEPAPVVTAHPAAVVLALLIARAQKVANLRSAVATVFEPASEHGRAGMDELHEQTVNLLSFQEMPKAVFDAQVAFNVLARYGENSSPTLESAERRILSHYRQITGQVPQPGSVPHADVPVPSLMLVQAPIFHGHVFSLYIELEQAHSIGDFSQAIAGEHVELTRGSEESPSNVAAAGSEDMMVWIRADAQRETGFWIWAAADNLRVLALNAIDAAQQMAAAMPKGKLQ from the coding sequence ACCCTGAAGGGCAAGGAACTCGCCGAGGTGCTGCCCGAGACTGCCTTTCCCGCGGTGGACATCAAGCTGCTCGACGACGACGAATCCCTCGGCCAGCTCGAGCCCGTCGGCGAGGAAGTGACGTTCGTGCAGAGCGTGCGCGCGGAAAACTTCGAGCACGTGGACTTTACCTTCTTTGCCTCGCAGCCGGATTTCACCCGCAAACACTGGCGCATGGCGCAGCAGGCCGGAAGCCTGATCGTGGACCTCTCGCACGCGCTGGAAGACGCTCCCGGCGCCCGCGTCCGCTCCCCGTGGCTGGAACGCGAGCTGCGCCACTCGCAAATACCGGAACTCGAGCCCGCGCCCGTGGTCACGGCGCATCCCGCCGCGGTTGTGCTGGCGCTGCTGATCGCTCGCGCGCAGAAGGTCGCCAACCTGCGCTCCGCCGTTGCCACCGTCTTCGAGCCCGCCTCCGAACACGGCCGCGCCGGCATGGACGAACTTCACGAGCAGACTGTGAACCTGCTCTCCTTCCAGGAAATGCCCAAGGCGGTTTTCGACGCGCAGGTCGCCTTCAATGTCCTGGCGCGTTACGGCGAGAATTCCTCGCCCACGCTGGAAAGCGCCGAGCGCCGCATCCTCAGCCACTACCGCCAAATTACCGGACAAGTTCCGCAGCCGGGGTCCGTGCCGCACGCCGATGTGCCGGTGCCTTCGCTGATGCTGGTGCAGGCGCCGATCTTTCATGGACACGTCTTTTCGCTCTACATTGAGTTGGAGCAGGCACATTCGATCGGCGATTTTTCGCAGGCCATCGCCGGCGAGCACGTAGAACTCACCCGCGGCTCCGAGGAGTCGCCCAGCAACGTTGCCGCCGCCGGGTCGGAGGACATGATGGTGTGGATCCGCGCCGATGCCCAGCGCGAGACCGGCTTCTGGATCTGGGCCGCCGCCGACAACCTGCGCGTGCTGGCATTGAACGCCATTGACGCCGCCCAGCAAATGGCGGCCGCCATGCCGAAAGGGAAGTTGCAGTAG